DNA from Chitinophaga pendula:
TTTTCCACGCTCTTATATATCCTGTTATTGTTTGTGGGGGTATTTATTGCGTTGGATGTGATGAAGCTGGAGAAGACGGTATCTTCTCTGCTGGCTGGTGCGGGCATTATCGGGTTGGCGTTGGGTTTTGCTTTCCAGGATCTGACGGCCAATTTCATATCGGGCATCTTCATTACTTTCCGCAAGCCATTTGAGACCGGTCATATTATTGAAACGAATGGTTTTACGGGGACGGTAGAGAACATACAATTGCGTTCCACGACATTGCGGACGTATGATGGGTTGCATGTGATGATACCGAACAAGGAGATCTTCCAGAAGCCGATCATCAATCATTCGTTGACGCCGGAGCGGCGTGTGGAGGTACCGGTAGTATTACCTGGTAGTATGGACACTGCTGATTTCAGCCGGGAGGTGATCAAGGCGTTGCAGGCGTTGCCTGATGTTGCGAAGTCAACTCCGGTGGTATTATTTACGGGTATTGACGGGGGTAATATCAAGGCGACGGTACGTTGCTGGATCAATAATGAGCGTGAGCAGAGTTATGAGGATACGCTTCACCGGATCATACAGGCTGTAACGGGTTTTCTACCAGGTTTCCGTAACAATACTAATGGGGAGCAAGGTCAATAGCGCCATTTGAAGACGATGTCTTCGCCGTATAGTTGTTCTACGAGTTTTTCGCAGCTGTCTTCGAGGTTATCGATATCTTGTCCCATTTCGCCCTGACATACTATGAGCAGTGCTTTGAGGTAATCGTCGAAGGTGGTGAACAGGCGGCTGAGGAAAGGTTTTGTATCGTGATCGTAGTAGTATATTTCGTTAGTGCTGATGTGCCAGCACCACATGTTACCATTTCCGAGGTAGTCGCCGAAGGCGATCAGTTGTTTTGACAGGGCCAGCTCTTCTTCTGTGAGGCCTCTATCTTTCAGGTCTGGTGTATAGTCGTATAGTGTGCGGAAGTCTTCTACTTCGAGTAGTTCTTCCTGCAGGTATGCGGCGCCGAACGTTTGATAGAATAAGCGCAGGCCTATGGGGAATTTGATACCTAATTCTACTTCTTTAGCGACCAGGGTGGCTTCAGGAGTTGGTTCTTCTGTTTCCACATCGTAGTAATCGGCATATCCGCGGATGATGTTACCGACTTCTTCCTCCCATCCGTTATCACCTATACGCGTATACGATGGTATGATGACATCTGAGATCTTTTCGATTTGCATAAACTATCATTTACAGCAATATAAGATTTCCCCCTGTTATGACTATGCCAACGGCTAATCAACGATAGATTATAACACAACCTTAACACTGCTACCGGGAGGCGGCGGGCCCTGGCATTTTCCTTACCTTTGCGTAAACAACAAAATACAGCTATGGTAAAAGGTTTTCTGGCATTTGCCGCCGGCAGCGTAATAACAATAGCCGTACTGGGCTTTTTCTTCCCGTGGGTATGGTGGTTATCAGTGCTTGTGTTGCCGGTTATTGTCATGGGATTAATTGATATGACGCAGAAGAAGCATGCGATCATCAGGAACTATCCATTATTTGGTCGTGCGCGTTACTGGATGGAGGCTTTACGGCCTAAGATTTATCAATATTTTGTGGAGAGTGATATTGATGGTAGTCCTATCAACCGAGTGGATCGATCTACGATCTATCAGCGGGCGAAGCGCGAGTTGAATACGCAGCCATTTGGTACGCAGTTTAATGTGTATGCGGAAGGTTATGAATGGATGGCTCATTCTATAGCGCCTCATAGTTTTGAGACGATGGATAAAGATCCCCGTGTGCTGATTGGAGGTAGTGAATGTAAGCAACCTTATGCTGCCAGTATACTGAATGTATCGGCTATGAGTTATGGTTCACTTAGTTCTAATGCTATAGAGGCGTTGAACGGGGGAGCGCAGCTGGGTAATTTTGCGCATAATACGGGTGAGGGCGGTATTAGTCCTCACCATCTGAATCAGGGCGGGGATATTATCTGGCAGATCGGTACGGGTTATTTTGGGTGCCGGGATGAGGCCGGTAATTTTTCTGATGAATTATTTGCGGAGAAGTGTAAGCTACCGCAGGTGAAGATGGTGGAGTTGAAGATATCGCAAGGGGCGAAGCCTGGTCACGGCGGTATTTTGCCAGCGGCCAAGAATACACCGGAGATTGCGGCGATCCGTCATGTGAAGCCTTATACTACTGTTGCTTCTCCTCCTTATCACACGGCATTCAGTACGCCGCAGGAGCTGGTACAGTTTATTGCGCGTATGCGTAAGCTGAGTGGCGGTAAGCCCGTTGGATTTAAGTTATGTATCGGTCAGCCCCGGGAGTTTTATGCGATCTGCAAGGCGATGTGTGCGGTAGATATTTATCCTGACTTTATTACGGTAGATGGTGGTGAAGGTGGTACCGGAGCTGCGCCACCGGAGTTTTCGAACTCTGTAGGGATGCCGTTACTGGATGGGTTGGCGTTCGTTCATGATACACTGACCGGGTTCAATATCCGTCAAAAGATGAAGCTGATTGCTTCCGGTAAGATACTGACGGGCTATCATATCCTGCGAGCGATGGCTTTAGGAGCGGACGGCTGTAACAGTGCGAGAGCGATGATGATGGCGATCGGCTGTATACAGGCATTGATCTGTAATACTAACAAATGTCCTACGGGGGTAGCTACGCAAGATAAGTGGTTGAGTGCGGGGTTGGTAGTATCTGACAAGAAGCAGCGGGTGGCCAATTATCACCGGGATACGATCGAGAGTGCGGTGGAGTTGGCGGCGGCGGCTGGTTTGGCTGCTCCGCACCAAGTGAAGCGCCGTCATATTTCGCGTCGGGTATTTATGAACCAGGTGCGGACTTTTGAGGAGATCTATCCCAGTACGAAACCGGGTTACCTGCTTAACGGGGAGATGCCGGATTATATGCGGGAGGAGATGTCAGGTATTTCGACGGACAGCTGGCATTAGTCGTTATTCACTTTATATCGGGGAGGAGGTCTTAGGGGGCCTCCTTTTTCGTTATGTGTAATAACGATGGCTATCGGCTACAAAAGGAGACTATGCTGGTTTCCTTTTGTGGCTTTACAGGAGGCATGTGATGGTTTGAACGAACGAAAAGGAGGCCGTTAAGGTCTCCTTTTTCGTTTGACGCGTGCTATGCAATGATTGCTTAGTTGGTGCATCTTCCGACGAGGCATCTGCACATAGGCCCTGATGATAGCTTACATAAGGTGTCAGCGCTGCAAGGTGCGTTTGTGCAAATACGGGCAGCAACATTGTTACCACCGCCATTAATGTTTCTGAGTTGGGTACGTGCCATTGGGGGGAAAGAAAATTGTGCTTTCATAAAGTTGACAGTTTAGTTTTCAATAATTGTTTTCAACAATTGTGATCAGAAGCCGAAACATTGTCTGAATAATGATCCCGGAGAGGGTTGGAACGGGCATCTGCAGGATGAGCTGGGGCTGCCTGGGAAGACGCAGGAAAAATCGGATGTACAAACGACCCTTGCGCAGGCGCGGTTCTTTTTGTTGGTACCGCCGCCGTTGATGGCTGCCAGTTCATTACGGGAAAGGCTTTCTAAAGAAATTAGCTTTTTCATGATGAGGATTTATTACAGGTAATTACTATTAGTGTGAACGATGGATTTGCCAGGGAATAAAACGGTAGGGATGTGCATAAAAGAAGGTCTATTTGACGCTCCTTTTATTGTTTTCCGGTAGTTTTTCTTGCTGGTAAATGGATTATGAAGGAGTGCAAGTCCATTTGTTGGTGGATGAATACAGGCATTTGCAGCTCATACCGCCGTAGTAATCGCAAATGGTAGCTGAATAACAGGATGTGGGAGGGCAAATGCGCATGCTTACAGCGGTGCCTCCGCCTTTGATGTTTGCCAGTTGTTGACGGGCAATGCTTTGGAGGGACAGTACTTTTTTCATATTGGTAGTTTTTATTCGTATTTAATTTACCAATACTGAGAGCGGTGTTATAGCAGTAGGATATAAAAAGGCCGTGGATATATTCGTATATCCACGGCCTTTATTCTATCAGTGTATATTTATTGTTATTCGAGAGCGGAAGCGGCGGCTTCATCGACGAACCAGTGGAGTTCT
Protein-coding regions in this window:
- a CDS encoding mechanosensitive ion channel family protein; this translates as MEYITWGRLIYDKLHGWLQSAVKMTPNLVVAFLALLLFILIARIVRKLAYRIIYRMTDTVTVSALFSTLLYILLLFVGVFIALDVMKLEKTVSSLLAGAGIIGLALGFAFQDLTANFISGIFITFRKPFETGHIIETNGFTGTVENIQLRSTTLRTYDGLHVMIPNKEIFQKPIINHSLTPERRVEVPVVLPGSMDTADFSREVIKALQALPDVAKSTPVVLFTGIDGGNIKATVRCWINNEREQSYEDTLHRIIQAVTGFLPGFRNNTNGEQGQ
- a CDS encoding SMI1/KNR4 family protein, which encodes MQIEKISDVIIPSYTRIGDNGWEEEVGNIIRGYADYYDVETEEPTPEATLVAKEVELGIKFPIGLRLFYQTFGAAYLQEELLEVEDFRTLYDYTPDLKDRGLTEEELALSKQLIAFGDYLGNGNMWCWHISTNEIYYYDHDTKPFLSRLFTTFDDYLKALLIVCQGEMGQDIDNLEDSCEKLVEQLYGEDIVFKWRY
- a CDS encoding FMN-binding glutamate synthase family protein; this translates as MVKGFLAFAAGSVITIAVLGFFFPWVWWLSVLVLPVIVMGLIDMTQKKHAIIRNYPLFGRARYWMEALRPKIYQYFVESDIDGSPINRVDRSTIYQRAKRELNTQPFGTQFNVYAEGYEWMAHSIAPHSFETMDKDPRVLIGGSECKQPYAASILNVSAMSYGSLSSNAIEALNGGAQLGNFAHNTGEGGISPHHLNQGGDIIWQIGTGYFGCRDEAGNFSDELFAEKCKLPQVKMVELKISQGAKPGHGGILPAAKNTPEIAAIRHVKPYTTVASPPYHTAFSTPQELVQFIARMRKLSGGKPVGFKLCIGQPREFYAICKAMCAVDIYPDFITVDGGEGGTGAAPPEFSNSVGMPLLDGLAFVHDTLTGFNIRQKMKLIASGKILTGYHILRAMALGADGCNSARAMMMAIGCIQALICNTNKCPTGVATQDKWLSAGLVVSDKKQRVANYHRDTIESAVELAAAAGLAAPHQVKRRHISRRVFMNQVRTFEEIYPSTKPGYLLNGEMPDYMREEMSGISTDSWH